The Vulpes vulpes isolate BD-2025 chromosome 10, VulVul3, whole genome shotgun sequence genome has a window encoding:
- the RAB36 gene encoding ras-related protein Rab-36 isoform X13, protein MVIAQRVRSVLEASAAPPRRSGCYSDLSVEPRVDSFRCELRPEPVPDARDSSDALGSSVVLVAMVIAATGPARPGRAAPGAFATPAGHSGRMRSSLTSLGPPVSRDRIITSFPKWYTPDACLQLKEHFHGQVSTTCQRRNTGTVGLRLSKVVVVGDLYVGKTSLIHRFCKNVFDRDYKATIGVDFEIERFEIAGIPYSLQIWDTAGQEKFKCIASAYYRGAQVIITAFDLTDVQTLEHTRQWLEDALRENEPGSCFVFLVGTKKDLLSGAACKQAEVEAVRLANEMQAEYWSVSAKTGENVKAFFSRVAALAFEQSVLQDLERRSSARAQVGDGDLIRMEESPPETQESTPSSSLGCC, encoded by the exons ATGGTGATCGCCCAGCGCGTGCGCAGTGTCCTGGAAGCTTCTGCAGCTCCCCCGAGACGCTCTGGTTGCTACAGTGACCTCTCGGTGGAACCGCGTGTGGACTCTTTCCGATGTGAGCTCCGCCCAGAGCCCGTCCCTGACGCCAGAGATTCGTCAGACGCCCTCGGGTCCAGCGTGGTGCTGGTTGCTATGGTGATCGCGGCCACCGGCCCCGCCAGACCAGGTCGCGCAGCTCCTGGAGCCTTTGCAACTCCCGCGG GACACTCTGGAAGGATGAGGTCTTCGCTGACGTCTTTGGGGCCACCTGTGAGCCGGGACCGCATCATCACCAGCTTCCCTAAG TGGTACACCCCTGACGCCTGCCTGCAGCTCAAGGAGCACTTCCATGGGCAGGTCAGCACCACCTGCCAGCGCAGGAACACAGGGACTGTGGG GCTCCGACTCTCCAAGGTGGTTGTCGTTGGCGATCTCTACGTGGGCAAGACCAGCCTCATCCACAG GTTTTGCAAGAATGTCTTTGACCGTGACTACAAGGCCACCATCGGGGTGGACTTTGAAATCGAGCGCTTCGAGATCGCTGGGATTCCCTACAGCCTGCAGAT CTGGGACACCGCAGGGCAGGAGAAGTTCAAGTGCATCGCATCTGCCTACTACCGGGGTGCCCAGG TGATCATCACAGCCTTCGACCTCACTGACGTGCAGACTCTGGAGCACACCAGGCAA TGGCTGGAGGATGCACTCAGGGAGAACGAGCCGGGCTCCTGCTTCGTGTTCCTCGTTGGAACAAAGAAGGACCTTCTG TCAGGGGCTGCATGTAAGCAGGCAGAGGTGGAGGCTGTGCGCCTGGCCAACGAGATGCAGGCCGAGTACTGGTCGGTGTCAGCGAAGACAG GGGAGAACGTGAAGGCATTCTTCAGCCGTGTAGCTGCCCTGGCATTCGAGCAGTCGGTTCTGCAAGACTTGGAGAGGAGGAGCAGCGCCCGGGCCCAGGTCGGCGACGGAGACCTCATCC GAATGGAGGAGAGTCCACCCGAGACCCAGGAGAGCACGCCGTCCTCCAGCCTGGGTTGCTGTTAG
- the RAB36 gene encoding ras-related protein Rab-36 isoform X12, with protein MVIAQRVRSVLEASAAPPRRSGCYSDLSVEPRVDSFRCELRPEPVPDARDSSDALGSSVVLVAMVIAATGPARPGRAAPGAFATPAGHSGRMRSSLTSLGPPVSRDRIITSFPKWYTPDACLQLKEHFHGQVSTTCQRRNTGTVGLRLSKVVVVGDLYVGKTSLIHRFCKNVFDRDYKATIGVDFEIERFEIAGIPYSLQIWDTAGQEKFKCIASAYYRGAQVIITAFDLTDVQTLEHTRQWLEDALRENEPGSCFVFLVGTKKDLLSGAACKQAEVEAVRLANEMQAEYWSVSAKTGENVKAFFSRVAALAFEQSVLQDLERRSSARAQVGDGDLIRMEESPPETQESTPSSSLGCC; from the exons ATGGTGATCGCCCAGCGCGTGCGCAGTGTCCTGGAAGCTTCTGCAGCTCCCCCGAGACGCTCTGGTTGCTACAGTGACCTCTCGGTGGAACCGCGTGTGGACTCTTTCCGATGTGAGCTCCGCCCAGAGCCCGTCCCTGACGCCAGAGATTCGTCAGACGCCCTCGGGTCCAGCGTGGTGCTGGTTGCTATGGTGATCGCGGCCACCGGCCCCGCCAGACCAGGTCGCGCAGCTCCTGGAGCCTTTGCAACTCCCGCGG GACACTCTGGAAGGATGAGGTCTTCGCTGACGTCTTTGGGGCCACCTGTGAGCCGGGACCGCATCATCACCAGCTTCCCTAAG TGGTACACCCCTGACGCCTGCCTGCAGCTCAAGGAGCACTTCCATGGGCAGGTCAGCACCACCTGCCAGCGCAGGAACACAGGGACTGTGGG GCTCCGACTCTCCAAGGTGGTTGTCGTTGGCGATCTCTACGTGGGCAAGACCAGCCTCATCCACAG GTTTTGCAAGAATGTCTTTGACCGTGACTACAAGGCCACCATCGGGGTGGACTTTGAAATCGAGCGCTTCGAGATCGCTGGGATTCCCTACAGCCTGCAGAT CTGGGACACCGCAGGGCAGGAGAAGTTCAAGTGCATCGCATCTGCCTACTACCGGGGTGCCCAGG TGATCATCACAGCCTTCGACCTCACTGACGTGCAGACTCTGGAGCACACCAG GCAGTGGCTGGAGGATGCACTCAGGGAGAACGAGCCGGGCTCCTGCTTCGTGTTCCTCGTTGGAACAAAGAAGGACCTTCTG TCAGGGGCTGCATGTAAGCAGGCAGAGGTGGAGGCTGTGCGCCTGGCCAACGAGATGCAGGCCGAGTACTGGTCGGTGTCAGCGAAGACAG GGGAGAACGTGAAGGCATTCTTCAGCCGTGTAGCTGCCCTGGCATTCGAGCAGTCGGTTCTGCAAGACTTGGAGAGGAGGAGCAGCGCCCGGGCCCAGGTCGGCGACGGAGACCTCATCC GAATGGAGGAGAGTCCACCCGAGACCCAGGAGAGCACGCCGTCCTCCAGCCTGGGTTGCTGTTAG
- the RAB36 gene encoding ras-related protein Rab-36 isoform X1 translates to MVIAQRVRSVLEASAAPPRRSGCYSDLSVEPRVDSFRCELRPEPVPDARDSSDALGSSVVLVAMVIAATGPARPGRAAPGAFATPAGHSGRMRSSLTSLGPPVSRDRIITSFPKWYTPDACLQLKEHFHGQVSTTCQRRNTGTVGLRLSKVVVVGDLYVGKTSLIHRFCKNVFDRDYKATIGVDFEIERFEIAGIPYSLQIWDTAGQEKFKCIASAYYRGAQGEHPGDGLSHIWQEAPTGLITSPGPPPRHQICPPRTTEKIPSQPLGMRRLLSSQLGLGLASAVTSCRDPVLVIITAFDLTDVQTLEHTRQWLEDALRENEPGSCFVFLVGTKKDLLSGAACKQAEVEAVRLANEMQAEYWSVSAKTGENVKAFFSRVAALAFEQSVLQDLERRSSARAQVGDGDLIRKGLENKKLCVPASQDLCGGLLDSLEDIGGPPESGKLLIDTPPSCTSRTGRHNPGMPSLVPTLSLPSGCSSMGALTTRTCPWLGAHSSPPIPSHKQVGTSGHILPASHKWRAFCQQLFWSVPRTVQYPITVLGTLWVPAAYSLAGSNC, encoded by the exons ATGGTGATCGCCCAGCGCGTGCGCAGTGTCCTGGAAGCTTCTGCAGCTCCCCCGAGACGCTCTGGTTGCTACAGTGACCTCTCGGTGGAACCGCGTGTGGACTCTTTCCGATGTGAGCTCCGCCCAGAGCCCGTCCCTGACGCCAGAGATTCGTCAGACGCCCTCGGGTCCAGCGTGGTGCTGGTTGCTATGGTGATCGCGGCCACCGGCCCCGCCAGACCAGGTCGCGCAGCTCCTGGAGCCTTTGCAACTCCCGCGG GACACTCTGGAAGGATGAGGTCTTCGCTGACGTCTTTGGGGCCACCTGTGAGCCGGGACCGCATCATCACCAGCTTCCCTAAG TGGTACACCCCTGACGCCTGCCTGCAGCTCAAGGAGCACTTCCATGGGCAGGTCAGCACCACCTGCCAGCGCAGGAACACAGGGACTGTGGG GCTCCGACTCTCCAAGGTGGTTGTCGTTGGCGATCTCTACGTGGGCAAGACCAGCCTCATCCACAG GTTTTGCAAGAATGTCTTTGACCGTGACTACAAGGCCACCATCGGGGTGGACTTTGAAATCGAGCGCTTCGAGATCGCTGGGATTCCCTACAGCCTGCAGAT CTGGGACACCGCAGGGCAGGAGAAGTTCAAGTGCATCGCATCTGCCTACTACCGGGGTGCCCAGGGTGAGCATCCGGGTGATGGCCTCAGCCACATATGGCAGGAGGCTCCCACTGGGCTCATAACAAGTCCAGGTCCTCCGCCCAGGCACCAAATCTGCCCTCCAAGAACCACTGAGAAAATCCCCAGCCAGCCCTTGGGGATGAGGAGACTGCTTTCCAGCCAGCTGGGCCTGGGGTTGGCCTCAGCAGTCACATCCTGCAGGGACCCTGTGCTTG TGATCATCACAGCCTTCGACCTCACTGACGTGCAGACTCTGGAGCACACCAGGCAA TGGCTGGAGGATGCACTCAGGGAGAACGAGCCGGGCTCCTGCTTCGTGTTCCTCGTTGGAACAAAGAAGGACCTTCTG TCAGGGGCTGCATGTAAGCAGGCAGAGGTGGAGGCTGTGCGCCTGGCCAACGAGATGCAGGCCGAGTACTGGTCGGTGTCAGCGAAGACAG GGGAGAACGTGAAGGCATTCTTCAGCCGTGTAGCTGCCCTGGCATTCGAGCAGTCGGTTCTGCAAGACTTGGAGAGGAGGAGCAGCGCCCGGGCCCAGGTCGGCGACGGAGACCTCATCC GAAAGGGCCTGGAGAACAAGAAACTCTGCGTGCCTGCCTCTCAGGACCTTTGTGGTGGCCTCCTTGACTCTTTGGAGGACATCGGAGGCCCTCCGGAGTCTGGCAAGCTCCTCATCGACACCCCTCCATCCTGCACATCCAGGACAGGCAGGCACAACCCAGGCATGCCCTCCCTagtgcccactctctctctgccctcaggtTGCTCTTCTATGGGGGCTTTAACTACCCgcacctgcccctggctgggtgcccactcctccccacccatCCCATCCCACAAGCAGGTGGGCACATCTGGGCATATCCTGCCTGCTTCTCATAAATGGCGAGCATTTTGCCAACAGCTGTTCTGGTCAGTGCCCCGAACAGTACAGTACCCCATAACGGTGTTGGGCACACTGTGGGTGCCCGCTGCATATTCACTGGCTGGCAGCAATTGCTAA
- the RAB36 gene encoding ras-related protein Rab-36 isoform X11, producing the protein MVIAQRVRSVLEASAAPPRRSGCYSDLSVEPRVDSFRCELRPEPVPDARDSSDALGSSVVLVAMVIAATGPARPGRAAPGAFATPAGHSGRMRSSLTSLGPPVSRDRIITSFPKWYTPDACLQLKEHFHGQVSTTCQRRNTGTVGLRLSKVVVVGDLYVGKTSLIHRFCKNVFDRDYKATIGVDFEIERFEIAGIPYSLQIWDTAGQEKFKCIASAYYRGAQVIITAFDLTDVQTLEHTRQWLEDALRENEPGSCFVFLVGTKKDLLSGAACKQAEVEAVRLANEMQAEYWSVSAKTGENVKAFFSRVAALAFEQSVLQDLERRSSARAQEWRRVHPRPRRARRPPAWVAVSWGLHQKPLLPAHTWAVPPMTVDGVT; encoded by the exons ATGGTGATCGCCCAGCGCGTGCGCAGTGTCCTGGAAGCTTCTGCAGCTCCCCCGAGACGCTCTGGTTGCTACAGTGACCTCTCGGTGGAACCGCGTGTGGACTCTTTCCGATGTGAGCTCCGCCCAGAGCCCGTCCCTGACGCCAGAGATTCGTCAGACGCCCTCGGGTCCAGCGTGGTGCTGGTTGCTATGGTGATCGCGGCCACCGGCCCCGCCAGACCAGGTCGCGCAGCTCCTGGAGCCTTTGCAACTCCCGCGG GACACTCTGGAAGGATGAGGTCTTCGCTGACGTCTTTGGGGCCACCTGTGAGCCGGGACCGCATCATCACCAGCTTCCCTAAG TGGTACACCCCTGACGCCTGCCTGCAGCTCAAGGAGCACTTCCATGGGCAGGTCAGCACCACCTGCCAGCGCAGGAACACAGGGACTGTGGG GCTCCGACTCTCCAAGGTGGTTGTCGTTGGCGATCTCTACGTGGGCAAGACCAGCCTCATCCACAG GTTTTGCAAGAATGTCTTTGACCGTGACTACAAGGCCACCATCGGGGTGGACTTTGAAATCGAGCGCTTCGAGATCGCTGGGATTCCCTACAGCCTGCAGAT CTGGGACACCGCAGGGCAGGAGAAGTTCAAGTGCATCGCATCTGCCTACTACCGGGGTGCCCAGG TGATCATCACAGCCTTCGACCTCACTGACGTGCAGACTCTGGAGCACACCAG GCAGTGGCTGGAGGATGCACTCAGGGAGAACGAGCCGGGCTCCTGCTTCGTGTTCCTCGTTGGAACAAAGAAGGACCTTCTG TCAGGGGCTGCATGTAAGCAGGCAGAGGTGGAGGCTGTGCGCCTGGCCAACGAGATGCAGGCCGAGTACTGGTCGGTGTCAGCGAAGACAG GGGAGAACGTGAAGGCATTCTTCAGCCGTGTAGCTGCCCTGGCATTCGAGCAGTCGGTTCTGCAAGACTTGGAGAGGAGGAGCAGCGCCCGGGCCCAG GAATGGAGGAGAGTCCACCCGAGACCCAGGAGAGCACGCCGTCCTCCAGCCTGGGTTGCTGTTAGCTGGGGCCTGCATCAGAAGCCTCTACTCCCCGCACACACATGGGCAGTGCCTCCCATGACTGTGGATGGGGTGACATGA
- the RAB36 gene encoding ras-related protein Rab-36 isoform X4: MVIAQRVRSVLEASAAPPRRSGCYSDLSVEPRVDSFRCELRPEPVPDARDSSDALGSSVVLVAMVIAATGPARPGRAAPGAFATPAGHSGRMRSSLTSLGPPVSRDRIITSFPKWYTPDACLQLKEHFHGQVSTTCQRRNTGTVGLRLSKVVVVGDLYVGKTSLIHRFCKNVFDRDYKATIGVDFEIERFEIAGIPYSLQIWDTAGQEKFKCIASAYYRGAQVIITAFDLTDVQTLEHTRQWLEDALRENEPGSCFVFLVGTKKDLLSGAACKQAEVEAVRLANEMQAEYWSVSAKTGENVKAFFSRVAALAFEQSVLQDLERRSSARAQVGDGDLIRKGLENKKLCVPASQDLCGGLLDSLEDIGGPPESGKLLIDTPPSCTSRTGRHNPGMPSLVPTLSLPSGCSSMGALTTRTCPWLGAHSSPPIPSHKQVGTSGHILPASHKWRAFCQQLFWSVPRTVQYPITVLGTLWVPAAYSLAGSNC, from the exons ATGGTGATCGCCCAGCGCGTGCGCAGTGTCCTGGAAGCTTCTGCAGCTCCCCCGAGACGCTCTGGTTGCTACAGTGACCTCTCGGTGGAACCGCGTGTGGACTCTTTCCGATGTGAGCTCCGCCCAGAGCCCGTCCCTGACGCCAGAGATTCGTCAGACGCCCTCGGGTCCAGCGTGGTGCTGGTTGCTATGGTGATCGCGGCCACCGGCCCCGCCAGACCAGGTCGCGCAGCTCCTGGAGCCTTTGCAACTCCCGCGG GACACTCTGGAAGGATGAGGTCTTCGCTGACGTCTTTGGGGCCACCTGTGAGCCGGGACCGCATCATCACCAGCTTCCCTAAG TGGTACACCCCTGACGCCTGCCTGCAGCTCAAGGAGCACTTCCATGGGCAGGTCAGCACCACCTGCCAGCGCAGGAACACAGGGACTGTGGG GCTCCGACTCTCCAAGGTGGTTGTCGTTGGCGATCTCTACGTGGGCAAGACCAGCCTCATCCACAG GTTTTGCAAGAATGTCTTTGACCGTGACTACAAGGCCACCATCGGGGTGGACTTTGAAATCGAGCGCTTCGAGATCGCTGGGATTCCCTACAGCCTGCAGAT CTGGGACACCGCAGGGCAGGAGAAGTTCAAGTGCATCGCATCTGCCTACTACCGGGGTGCCCAGG TGATCATCACAGCCTTCGACCTCACTGACGTGCAGACTCTGGAGCACACCAG GCAGTGGCTGGAGGATGCACTCAGGGAGAACGAGCCGGGCTCCTGCTTCGTGTTCCTCGTTGGAACAAAGAAGGACCTTCTG TCAGGGGCTGCATGTAAGCAGGCAGAGGTGGAGGCTGTGCGCCTGGCCAACGAGATGCAGGCCGAGTACTGGTCGGTGTCAGCGAAGACAG GGGAGAACGTGAAGGCATTCTTCAGCCGTGTAGCTGCCCTGGCATTCGAGCAGTCGGTTCTGCAAGACTTGGAGAGGAGGAGCAGCGCCCGGGCCCAGGTCGGCGACGGAGACCTCATCC GAAAGGGCCTGGAGAACAAGAAACTCTGCGTGCCTGCCTCTCAGGACCTTTGTGGTGGCCTCCTTGACTCTTTGGAGGACATCGGAGGCCCTCCGGAGTCTGGCAAGCTCCTCATCGACACCCCTCCATCCTGCACATCCAGGACAGGCAGGCACAACCCAGGCATGCCCTCCCTagtgcccactctctctctgccctcaggtTGCTCTTCTATGGGGGCTTTAACTACCCgcacctgcccctggctgggtgcccactcctccccacccatCCCATCCCACAAGCAGGTGGGCACATCTGGGCATATCCTGCCTGCTTCTCATAAATGGCGAGCATTTTGCCAACAGCTGTTCTGGTCAGTGCCCCGAACAGTACAGTACCCCATAACGGTGTTGGGCACACTGTGGGTGCCCGCTGCATATTCACTGGCTGGCAGCAATTGCTAA
- the RAB36 gene encoding ras-related protein Rab-36 isoform X10 — translation MVIAQRVRSVLEASAAPPRRSGCYSDLSVEPRVDSFRCELRPEPVPDARDSSDALGSSVVLVAMVIAATGPARPGRAAPGAFATPAGHSGRMRSSLTSLGPPVSRDRIITSFPKWYTPDACLQLKEHFHGQVSTTCQRRNTGTVGLRLSKVVVVGDLYVGKTSLIHRFCKNVFDRDYKATIGVDFEIERFEIAGIPYSLQIWDTAGQEKFKCIASAYYRGAQVIITAFDLTDVQTLEHTRQWLEDALRENEPGSCFVFLVGTKKDLLSGAACKQAEVEAVRLANEMQAEYWSVSAKTGENVKAFFSRVAALAFEQSVLQDLERRSSARAQERAWRTRNSACLPLRTFVVASLTLWRTSEALRSLASSSSTPLHPAHPGQAGTTQACPP, via the exons ATGGTGATCGCCCAGCGCGTGCGCAGTGTCCTGGAAGCTTCTGCAGCTCCCCCGAGACGCTCTGGTTGCTACAGTGACCTCTCGGTGGAACCGCGTGTGGACTCTTTCCGATGTGAGCTCCGCCCAGAGCCCGTCCCTGACGCCAGAGATTCGTCAGACGCCCTCGGGTCCAGCGTGGTGCTGGTTGCTATGGTGATCGCGGCCACCGGCCCCGCCAGACCAGGTCGCGCAGCTCCTGGAGCCTTTGCAACTCCCGCGG GACACTCTGGAAGGATGAGGTCTTCGCTGACGTCTTTGGGGCCACCTGTGAGCCGGGACCGCATCATCACCAGCTTCCCTAAG TGGTACACCCCTGACGCCTGCCTGCAGCTCAAGGAGCACTTCCATGGGCAGGTCAGCACCACCTGCCAGCGCAGGAACACAGGGACTGTGGG GCTCCGACTCTCCAAGGTGGTTGTCGTTGGCGATCTCTACGTGGGCAAGACCAGCCTCATCCACAG GTTTTGCAAGAATGTCTTTGACCGTGACTACAAGGCCACCATCGGGGTGGACTTTGAAATCGAGCGCTTCGAGATCGCTGGGATTCCCTACAGCCTGCAGAT CTGGGACACCGCAGGGCAGGAGAAGTTCAAGTGCATCGCATCTGCCTACTACCGGGGTGCCCAGG TGATCATCACAGCCTTCGACCTCACTGACGTGCAGACTCTGGAGCACACCAG GCAGTGGCTGGAGGATGCACTCAGGGAGAACGAGCCGGGCTCCTGCTTCGTGTTCCTCGTTGGAACAAAGAAGGACCTTCTG TCAGGGGCTGCATGTAAGCAGGCAGAGGTGGAGGCTGTGCGCCTGGCCAACGAGATGCAGGCCGAGTACTGGTCGGTGTCAGCGAAGACAG GGGAGAACGTGAAGGCATTCTTCAGCCGTGTAGCTGCCCTGGCATTCGAGCAGTCGGTTCTGCAAGACTTGGAGAGGAGGAGCAGCGCCCGGGCCCAG GAAAGGGCCTGGAGAACAAGAAACTCTGCGTGCCTGCCTCTCAGGACCTTTGTGGTGGCCTCCTTGACTCTTTGGAGGACATCGGAGGCCCTCCGGAGTCTGGCAAGCTCCTCATCGACACCCCTCCATCCTGCACATCCAGGACAGGCAGGCACAACCCAGGCATGCCCTCCCTag